A DNA window from Hordeum vulgare subsp. vulgare chromosome 1H, MorexV3_pseudomolecules_assembly, whole genome shotgun sequence contains the following coding sequences:
- the LOC123412469 gene encoding LOB domain-containing protein 12, translated as MAGGSPCASCKLLRRRCTKDCIFAPFFPADDPHKFAIVHKVFGASNVSKMLLELPVQQRGDAVSSLVYEANARVRDPVYGCVGAISFLQNQVSQLQMQLAVAQAEILCIQMQQRDGCQSQDDAGRNDGHSLAAMQQMVVDDTAAAEAFLMQNGGGGFPPQLMSSYGGAPASNVHHYGQQDHLKRESLWT; from the exons ATGGCCGGCGGGTCGCCGTGCGCGTCGTGCAAGCTGCTCCGGCGGCGGTGCACCAAGGACTGCATCTTCGCGCCCTTCTTCCCCGCCGACGACCCCCACAAGTTCGCCATCGTTCACAAGGTCTTTGGCGCCAGCAACGTCAGCAAGATGCTCCTG GAGCTGCCGGTGCAGCAGCGCGGGGACGCGGTGAGCAGCCTGGTGTACGAGGCGAACGCGCGGGTGAGGGACCCGGTGTACGGCTGCGTGGGGGCCATCTCCTTCCTGCAGAACCAGGTGTCGCAGCTGCAGATGCAGCTCGCCGTCGCGCAGGCCGAGATCCTGTGCATCCAGATGCAGCAGCGAGACGGCTGCCAGTCCCAGGACGACGCGGGACGAAACGACGGCCACAGCCTGGCGGCCATGCAGCAGATGGTCGTCGACGACACAGCGGCGGCAGAGGCTTTcctgatgcagaacggcggcggcgggtTCCCGCCGCAGCTGATGAGCAGCTACGGCGGCGCGCCGGCCTCCAACGTGCATCACTACGGGCAGCAGGACCACCTCAAGAGGGAGTCCCTGTGGACGTAG